Proteins from a single region of Oncorhynchus nerka isolate Pitt River linkage group LG18, Oner_Uvic_2.0, whole genome shotgun sequence:
- the LOC115146405 gene encoding zinc finger protein 292-like, producing MAEGETEKEYATRKAIERLRERFQELTTTLKESPESPSDASLRFCQEFCQILVEHAGRWKAEEEPLPLLEVYTVAILSYAKAITCLSSECENVPLVLENLGLSCVELLLSLPESVPGALWEEFQSCVKSAHSLLQKHGNTQLHMLSAMAQEPGVWTNTTLCSILSNEMPEIDRVHEFLQMEGPTLLSMRIKHLIKQNRAEKAAVLAKMCSEYPEYEGKGNFKQTYLVCLCMTKTQEQLMQEIMQVDCKDGLEMICNLESDGDEKGALCLCSAFLERQLLQGDVYCAWELTLFWSKLLMRSESSADAFLGQCRKLVLLSRSVCHILFLIKVIQSEVGEVGLPVCIEMCIQALQMASSDNTDSRTTICKTISCLLPTDFEVKRACQLTEFLFQPTVDSYYAVEALYNEPDEKLEDENLPVPNSLRCELLLALKTQWPFDPEFWDWRTLKRNCLALMGEEGSIVSSIDTLNDADEGLEDDAAEKGPEFKDLEDFILNTTNELNEIADEKEKNREAKKLREKGFVSARFRNWRAYMQYCVLCDKEFLGHRIVRHAQKHFKDGVYTCPICADSFDTKEILEPHVASHVKQSCKERLAAMKATRKLPKPTQSTSSHCNNFKDGAVVKLEAETIVSPNDAHSMDGNCNSAETVKVSPPKSVQTKVSPQKPVPTRYEAEFTEDCVCPVTYCQKVFKFFRSLVTHVKAHKNDEEATRFLEIQRQKVVCQYCRRQFVNSRHLNDHLQMHCGAKPYYCIQLNCTASFHCNSELLMHKKQHTDFKSQCMFPNCGRIFNEAYLLYDHEAQHYLTFTCKIANCGNIFYSQSQLNLHQQNHDTNEMPVASENNPIPEIEPSTQCSARQEETCSASVNLDQKTAQDYVTEEVVKSGSSTVPENPKCPMKIKHSVESMLSSSVVNPRKEFRKCYVPLIKTKLGLENAKLGLENAKLSPVVPRQEMIANHVDPQYHCGTNPLKGCPKEEQNNRPTEAVQKVLPQAFPPREIKSEPPFILHPYQNTPAITGRDEDEYSCPLEACDRKYSTSKSLSRHVKKNHPDIFEDWKLAKKYKKVVKITSRKVPSVNKTSQDPENKTLLHQAPLCSNSGLQQFEYPVACSNLPAIRPFGKPPQTRLV from the exons AtggcggagggagagacagagaaggaataTGCCACAAGAAAAGCTATCGAGCGGCTCCGAGAACGGTTCCAGGAATTGACTACAACACTTAAAGAAAGCCCGGAATCGCCGTCGGACGCCTCTTTGCGTTTCTGCCAGGAATTCTGCCAG ATCCTTGTGGAACATGCAGGTCGATGGAAGGCTGAGGAGGAGCCACTGCCTTTACTGGAGGTGTACACAGTGGCCATACTCAGTTATGCAAAGGCcatcacctgtctctcctccgaATGTGAAAATGTGCCGCTCGTACTTGAAAACCTAGGACT GAGCTGTGTGGAGCTCCTGCTCTCATTGCCTGAGAGTGTCCCTGGTGCCTTATGGGAGGAGTTCCAGTCCTGTGTCAAG TCGGCACACAGCCTTCTGCAAAAACATGGGAACACACAGCTTCACATGCTATCAGCTATGGCACAGGAGCCTGGCGTGTGGACCAACACCACTCTGTGCAGCATTCTGTCTAATGAGATGCCTGAAATTGACAGAG TTCATGAGTTCCTGCAAATGGAAGGTCCCACACTCCTTAGTATGCGAATAAAGCACCTTATCAAACAGAATCGAGCAGAGAAAGCAGCTGTCTTAGCGAAGATGTGCTCAGAGTATCCAGAGTATGAAGGAAAGGGGAACTTCAAGCAGACGTACCTTGTTTGCCTGTGTATGACAAAAACACAAGAACAACTCATGCAAGAG ATCATGCAGGTAGACTGTAAGGATGGATTGGAGATGATTTGTAACCTGGAGTCGGATGGGGATGAAAAAGGAGCCCTTTGTTTGTGCTCTGCATTCCTTGAGCGGCAGCTTCTCCAGGGAGATGTGTATTGTGCCTG GGAGCTCACACTATTCTGGAGCAAGCTTTTAATGCGGTCAGAGTCTTCAGCTGATGCATTTCTTGGTCAATGCAGAAAGTTGGTTCTGCTCTCCAGGAGCGTCTGTCATATCCTCTTCCTCATCAAGGTTATCCAATCGGAG GTTGGAGAAGTGGGACTGCCGGTGTGCATTGAAATGTGCATTCAAGCTCTACAAATGGCATCCAGTGACAACACGGACAGCAGGACCACCATCTGCAAAACTATTTCCTGCCTTTTGCCCACTGATTTTGAGGTGAAACGGGCATGCCAACTAACAGAGTTCCTCTTTCAGCCAACTGTGGACTCATATTATGCTGTTGAAGCACTCTATAATGAACCTGATGAAAAGCTTGAGGACGAGAATCTTCCAGTACCCAACTCACTACGCTGTGAGTTACTGTTGGCCTTGAAGACACAGTGGCCTTTTGATCCAGagttctgggactggagaacCTTGAAGCGCAATTGTTTGGCATTGATGGGTGAGGAGGGATCCATTGTGTCATCTATCGACACTCTCAATGACGCAGATGAGGGACTTGAGGATGATGCAGCAGAAAAAGGTCCAGAATTCAAAGACCTTGAGGACTTTATTTTGAATACTACAAATGAATTGAATGAAATTGCAGATGAAAAAGAGAAAAATAGGGAAGCTAAGAAATTAAGGGAGAAAGGGTTTGTATCTGCAAGGTTTAGGAATTGGCGAGCCTATATGCAGTATTGTGTTCTATGTGATAAAGAGTTCCTTGGCCACAGGATAGTCCGCCATGCACAGAAGCATTTTAAAGATGGGGTCTACACCTGTCCAATTTGTGCTGACAGCTTTGACACTAAGGAGATTCTTGAGCCACATGTAGCATCCCACGTGAAGCAGTCTTGCAAAGAGCGACTTGCTGCTATGAAAGCAACAAGGAAATTGCCCAAGCCAACGCAATCTACCAGTAGTCATTGTAATAATTTTAAAGACGGAGCTGTGGTGAAGCTTGAGGCAGAGACCATTGTCAGTCCAAATGATGCTCATTCTATGGATGGAAATTGCAACAGTGCTGAAACGGTCAAAGTCAGTCCTCCAAAGTCTGTACAAACTAAGGTCAGTCCTCAAAAGCCTGTACCAACTAGATATGAAGCAGAATTTACTGAGGATTGTGTCTGCCCTGTTACATACTGTCAGAAGGTATTCAAGTTTTTTCGGAGTCTTGTAACGCATGTAAAAGCCCACAAAAATGACGAGGAAGCAACACGTTTTCTGGAGATACAACGACAGAAGGTTGTGTGTCAGTATTGCCGTCGGCAGTTTGTGAATTCCAGACATCTCAATGATCATTTGCAAATGCACTGTGGCGCTAAGCCATACTATTGCATACAGCTGAATTGCACAGCCAGCTTTCACTGCAATTCGGAACTTCTCATGCACAAAAAACAACACACTGACTTTAAGTCACAGTGTATGTTTCCTAATTGTGGAAGGATTTTCAACGAGGCCTACCTGTTGTATGATCATGAGGCACAACATTACCTTACATTCACTTGCAAAATAGCTAATTGTGGGAATATTTTCTATTCACAGTCCCAGCTAAATTTGCATCAGCAGAACCATGACACTAATGAAATGCCCGTCGCAAGTGAGAACAATCCTATACCTGAAATAGAACCTTCCACCCAGTGCTCCGCTAGGCAAGAGGAAACTTGCTCTGCCTCTGTCAATCTAGATCAGAAGACAGCACAGGATTATGTGACGGAAGAAGTGGTTAAATCAGGTTCGTCAACAGTTCCTGAGAACCCAAAATGCccaatgaaaataaaacattcaGTCGAGAGTATGTTGAGCAGTTCTGTTGTCAATCCCAGAAAGGAGTTTCGGAAGTGTTATGTTCCACTGATCAAAACTAAACTGGGATTGGAGAATGCAAAACTGGGATTGGAGAATGCAAAACTATCTCCTGTCGTCCCACGCCAAGAAATGATAGCAAATCATGTGGATCCCCAATATCACTGTGGAACAAATCCTTTGAAAGGGTGCCCAAAAGAGGAGCAGAATAACAGACCAACTGAAGCTGTTCAGAAAGTGTTGCCACAGGCCTTTCCTCCACGAGAAATTAAGAGTGAACCCCCATTTATTCTACATCCATATCAAAACACTCCTGCAATAACTGGTAGAGATGAGGATGAGTATAGTTGTCCACTTGAAGCATGTGACCGCAAATACAGTACCTCCAAAAGTCTCTCCCGACATGTAAAGAAAAACCATCCAGACATTTTTGAAGACTGGAAACTGGCAAAGAAGTACAAGAAAGTTGTCAAAATAACTTCGAGAAAGGTTCCATCAGTGAACAAGACTTCACAGGACCCAGAGAACAAAACATTACTTCATCAAGCACCACTATGCAGCAATAGTGGATTACAGCAGTTTGAATATCCGGTGGCATGTTCAAATTTACCTGCAATTCGCCCGTTTGGGAAACCCCCCCAAACCAGACTGGTCTAA
- the orc3 gene encoding origin recognition complex subunit 3: MTSSVSKGCFVFKPSAKKRRKTPTVEDYFTHGCEDTENSKLRFRNCQTLWEKMKADTELLQDELNRKILDSLLAFIRKSVSTFQRGTDDWASRMRAHEIPTAALVLGVNVPDHDMTFQCLSDQLQQSVTPFVVSVQATECTALNHMLQRILERLMGTSVSVDNEEEPEQRSTNVNQKRVHCSLITLCNWYKTVTKKDASGTARKKRTSVGKDMQQHPPIVVIFKDLEAFNPKVLQDFILICSRYVEQLPLMFVLGIATSPSTIQHMLPHSVSSLLGIELFQSLSCTQHLASVIDKVILTSQFPFKPNGKVLQVLVSIFLYHDFSVRNFIKGLQLALLEHFHSQPLSVLCCKKEAALVHATELSHRDVERLQQLPSFMRYVEEQGPQEQVELLTSDDHVKEVCQKLLKDLCKYHKNYYPTLRCLHILTASLPKYPLGKQIRELHISCLEKNVWETDEYACAMQLLRMMAKDELTSTLKKCAEILKSGKTTKMRDALLQLDNLLSTFDQPGDLVENAAGEDLTSPGKGLQKKTDLFQLQKTLLEMKKSRRTKKMSQFEILRDQALEFIDSLVRSHLAPPESQPLYEVCYYSSSAVLRRHLNATPRTSIQTALSNPYHYLKNEDLRAEDGTVSNAAPDICIVYKLHLECGRIINLYDWLEAYATVVSAAEGKDPDSADFGKVDELKHARFIQAVSELEFLGFIKSTKQKTDHVSRLTWGGC; this comes from the exons ATGACTTCATCGGTGTCAAAG GGGTGCTTTGTGTTCAAGCCCAGTGCCAAAAAGAGAAGGAAGACTCCAACAGTGG AGGATTATTTCACTCATGGCTGTGAGGACACGGAGAACAGCAAACTACGTTTCAGAAACTGTCAGACATTATGGGAGAAAATGAAGGCAGACACCGAG CTTCTGCAGGATGAGCTGAACAGGAAAATCTTAGACAGCCTCTTGGCGTTTATCAGAAAGAGTGTCTCCACTTTTCAGCGTGGCACGGATGACTGGGCGTCGCGTATGAGAGCCCACGAGATTCCGACAGCAGCCCTAGTGCTTG GAGTGAATGTACCAGATCATGATATGACCTTCCAGTGCCTCTCTGACCAGTTGCAGCAGTCGGTGACTCCCTTTGTGGTCTCTGTACAAGCCACAGAGTGTACAG CCCTGAATCACATGCTGCAGAGGATTCTAGAGAGACTGATGGGTACTAGTGTGTCTGTGGATAATGAGGAAGAGCCTGAGCAGCGCAGTACCAATGTAAACCAGAAGAGGGTGCACTGCTCCCTCATCACACTCTGTAACTGGTACAAGACTGTGACAAAG AAAGATGCCTCCGGCACCGCAAGAAAAAAGCGTACTTCCGTTGGCAAAGACATGCAACAGCATCCTCCTATTGTAGTGATCTTCAAAGACCTAGAGGCTTTCAACCCTAAAGTGCTGCAAGATTTTATCCTCATCTGCAG TCGGTACGTTGAACAGCTTCCACTGATGTTTGTTCTTGGCATTGCCACGTCTCCCAGCACCATTCAACACATGCTGCCCCACTCGGTGTCCTCTCTGCTGGGCATCGAGCTCTTCCAGTCACTGTCCTGCACCCAGCACCTGGCTTCTGTCATAGACAAG gtgATCCTAACTTCCCAGTTTCCTTTCAAGCCCAATGGCAAGGTGCTGCAAGTGCTGGTCAGCATCTTCCTCTACCACGACTTCTCTGTACGCAACTTCATCAAAGGCCTGCAG TTGGCTCTGCTGGAGCACTTCCACAGCCAGCCTCTGAGCGTGCTGTGCTGTAAGAAGGAGGCGGCCCTGGTCCACGCCACTGAGCTCAGCCACAGGGATGTAGAGCGGCTCCAACAGCTGCCCTCCTTCATGAG GTACGTAGAGGAACAGGGTCCCCAGGAGCAAGTGGAGCTGTTGACTAGTGATGACCATGTGAAG GAAGTGTGTCAGAAACTACTGAAAGATCTTTGCAAATACCACAAGAACTACTACCCCACTCTGAGGTGTCTCCACATTCTGACGGCTTCTCTGCCCAAATACCCTCTGGGAAAACAG ATAAGAGAGCTGCACATATCCTGTCTGGAGAAGAATGTGTGGGAGACTGATGAGTATGCGTGTGCCATGCAGCTTCTGAG GATGATGGCTAAAGACGAGCTCACCTCAACGCTGAAAAAGTGTGCAGAGATCCTGAAATCTGGCAAGACAACGAAAATGAGGGATGCACTGCTTCAACTGGACAATTTACTCTCCACATTTGACCAGCCAGGCG ATCTTGTTGAGAATGCAGCAGGGGAGGACCTCACTTCTCCAGGGAAAGGCCTCCAGAAGAAAACAGACTTGTTCCAACTGCAAAAG acTCTATTGGAGATGAAGAAATCTCGAAGAACCAAGAAAATGAGTCAGTTCGAGATACTCCGAGACCAAGCCCTGGAGTTCATTGACAGCCTTGTGAG GTCCCACCTGGCCCCACCCGAATCCCAACCACTGTACGAGGTATGCTACTACAGCTCCTCTGCTGTCCTGAGACGCCACCTCAACGCCACGCCACGCACCTCCATCCAGACCGCGCTCAGCAACCCCTACCACTACCTGAAA AATGAAGATCTGCGGGCCGAGGACGGGACAGTCTCCAATGCTGCTCCTGACATCTGCATTGTGTACAAGCTGCATCTGGAGTGTGGGAGAATCATCAACCTGTATGACTGGCTGGAG GCTTATGCTACTGTGGTCTCGGCTGCAGAGGGTAAGGATCCTGACTCGGCGGACTTTGGCAAAGTGGATGAACTCAAACA TGCTCGTTTTATCCAGGCGGTATCTGAGCTGGAGTTCCTGGGATTCATCAAATCCACCAAGCAGAAGACGGACCATGTGTCACGACTGACCTGGGGAGGCTGCTGA